The following proteins are co-located in the Chlorogloeopsis sp. ULAP01 genome:
- a CDS encoding ATP-binding protein — MNPDVKATVPEDLFIGGGEMGTLMRSHDWSQTSLGCVENWPQSLKTAVRIMLTSRQAMFVWWGEELINLYNDAYKAIVGGKHPQVLGQPASYVWREIWDQVGPRAESAMLTNEGTYDESLLLIMERNGYPEETYYTFSYSPVPNDEGGTGGIICANTDDTQRIIGERQLVLLRELAAMMADARTFEQACTLSASCLETNPYDLPFAMIYLADPDQQRVNLAATCGIGREHPAVPETVAVDADAVWPFAEVLKKNKPCLVFDLGSYFTNLPTGAWKRQPHQAIAVPIASSGQKGRMGILVVGLNPFRLFDDNYQRFVELISAQIAASIANAQAYEEERKRAEALAEIDRAKTVFFSNVSHEFRTPLTLMLGPLEDILAAHGELSNEHRQQLELVHRNSLRLLKLVNTLLDFSRIEAGRIQASYKPTDLATLTTELSSVFRSAIERAGLRLNVECEPLHEPVYVDRDMWEKIVLNLLSNAFKFTFEGGITVLLRNLDNSVELIVRDTGTGIPAAELPHLFERFHRVQGARARTYEGSGIGLALVQELARLHGGRVQVESIEGEGSTFTVIIPTGTAHLPPDSTSNRVQTNLTPVSSALGAAPYVEEALRWLPEEAGDSEHISVSPRPHLPVSSDSARILLVDDNADMQDYVKRLLSSSYQVEAVGDGMAALQAIADCLPDLVLSDVMMPGLDGFGLLKALRSDARTRELPIILLSARAGEEAQIEGLEAGADDYLIKPFSAKELLARVRAHLEMAQLRREAAQREQVLRTEAETARDQVHNILESITDAFVAFDSQWRYTYVNQAAAQLLGQSPQELIGKQVWQEVFQTEVGGLAYRELHRAVAEQIPVWWEEFGEPIGRWLEVNAYPSADGVAVYFRDISDRKQAEAALKASEERYRCLAELIPQLVWTASPEGVLLDVNQRWLDFTGLTLAQAKTAGWQVIIHSDDIPTLSQNWTAAQQTGTNYRAEGRMRRADGVYRWHLHQAVPLKDEQGQIIKWFGTATDIEEQKQLQQQRDRILQREQAAREEAEVANRIKDEFLAVLSHELRSPLNPILGWAKLLLAGKLDEIATRRALETIERNAKLQTQLIEDLLDVSRILQGKMVISQVNLATTIEAALETVRLAAQAKGIQIHKNFATDVVIVSGDSARLQQIVWNLLSNAIKFTPSGGRVEIWLECIDSFALITIKDTGKGISSKFLPYVFEYFRQEDGKTTRKFGGLGLGLAIVRHLSELHGGTVKVESQGEGMGAIFRVKLPLMKVVEEKNQDNLTSISTFDFSQLQILIVDDEADMRDLVLTILEQYGARVSVAASATEALTLLECFQPDILISDIGMPDIDGYMLMQEIRKRSPKQGGLIGAIALTAYAAEYDQKQALQAGFQQHLAKPIEPEELAQAIVALIERMDEQKERGNI; from the coding sequence GTGAACCCTGATGTCAAAGCAACTGTTCCTGAAGATTTATTTATAGGTGGTGGAGAGATGGGAACGTTGATGCGATCGCACGATTGGTCGCAAACGTCCCTTGGTTGTGTTGAAAACTGGCCGCAAAGTCTGAAAACTGCTGTACGCATTATGTTAACCTCTCGCCAAGCCATGTTTGTCTGGTGGGGCGAGGAACTAATTAACCTTTACAATGACGCCTACAAAGCGATCGTTGGCGGCAAACATCCACAAGTGTTGGGGCAACCGGCTTCCTACGTGTGGCGTGAAATTTGGGATCAGGTTGGGCCTCGTGCCGAATCGGCGATGCTCACAAATGAAGGCACTTACGACGAATCGCTGCTACTGATCATGGAGCGGAACGGCTATCCGGAGGAAACTTATTACACGTTCTCCTATAGCCCGGTTCCTAACGACGAAGGTGGTACAGGTGGCATCATTTGCGCCAATACAGATGACACACAACGTATCATTGGTGAGCGCCAGTTGGTACTGCTGCGGGAATTGGCAGCTATGATGGCAGATGCACGCACGTTTGAGCAAGCTTGTACACTGAGTGCGAGTTGTCTAGAAACAAACCCCTACGACCTCCCCTTCGCGATGATTTATCTGGCCGATCCAGATCAGCAGCGCGTCAATCTAGCTGCTACTTGCGGTATCGGACGGGAACATCCAGCAGTGCCTGAAACTGTCGCTGTTGATGCCGATGCAGTTTGGCCCTTTGCAGAAGTTCTCAAGAAGAATAAACCATGTTTAGTTTTTGATTTAGGATCATATTTTACTAACCTACCCACAGGTGCTTGGAAGCGGCAACCTCATCAGGCAATAGCTGTGCCGATAGCATCATCAGGTCAAAAAGGGCGAATGGGAATATTAGTTGTCGGGCTAAACCCGTTCAGGCTCTTTGACGATAATTATCAAAGATTTGTTGAGCTAATTTCAGCTCAAATCGCGGCTAGCATAGCTAATGCTCAAGCCTATGAAGAAGAACGTAAACGGGCAGAGGCACTAGCAGAAATTGATCGGGCGAAAACTGTCTTCTTCAGCAACGTTTCTCATGAATTTCGTACCCCGTTAACTTTAATGCTAGGCCCTTTGGAGGATATTTTAGCTGCACATGGGGAATTGTCGAACGAACACCGACAACAGCTAGAACTAGTACATCGTAATAGCCTCCGCTTGCTCAAGCTTGTCAATACCCTGTTAGATTTTTCGCGGATTGAAGCAGGTAGGATTCAAGCGAGCTATAAACCTACTGATTTGGCTACATTGACTACGGAGTTATCGAGCGTATTTCGTTCTGCGATCGAGCGGGCAGGTTTGCGTTTAAATGTGGAGTGTGAACCGCTCCATGAACCTGTTTATGTTGATCGAGATATGTGGGAGAAAATTGTACTCAACTTGCTCTCGAACGCCTTCAAGTTCACCTTTGAGGGTGGAATTACGGTGCTGTTGCGTAATTTAGATAATAGTGTTGAACTAATTGTGCGAGATACGGGTACGGGAATTCCTGCTGCTGAGTTGCCGCATCTGTTTGAGCGTTTTCATCGCGTCCAAGGAGCAAGAGCGAGGACATACGAGGGTTCAGGAATTGGACTGGCTTTAGTACAAGAGCTAGCTCGCTTACATGGTGGGAGGGTGCAGGTTGAAAGTATTGAAGGAGAAGGATCTACATTTACGGTCATAATTCCTACTGGTACTGCTCATTTACCGCCCGATTCTACATCCAATCGTGTCCAAACTAACTTAACTCCTGTCTCATCTGCACTTGGCGCGGCTCCCTACGTCGAAGAAGCCTTAAGATGGTTGCCAGAAGAGGCGGGAGATAGTGAACATATCTCCGTGTCCCCGCGTCCCCACCTCCCCGTGTCCTCTGACTCTGCCCGTATTCTCCTCGTTGACGATAATGCTGATATGCAGGATTATGTCAAGCGGTTGTTGAGTAGTAGTTATCAGGTTGAGGCAGTAGGTGATGGCATGGCAGCCTTGCAGGCGATCGCTGATTGCCTGCCAGATTTAGTTCTCAGCGATGTGATGATGCCCGGCTTAGATGGCTTTGGCTTGTTGAAGGCGCTGCGGAGTGACGCTCGCACTCGCGAGTTACCCATCATCCTACTTTCAGCAAGAGCTGGAGAAGAGGCACAAATTGAAGGATTAGAAGCTGGTGCGGACGATTATTTGATTAAGCCTTTTAGTGCTAAAGAATTATTGGCTCGTGTTCGTGCTCATCTAGAAATGGCTCAACTGCGTCGGGAGGCAGCCCAGCGAGAGCAGGTTTTACGCACTGAAGCTGAAACGGCTCGCGATCAAGTTCATAATATCTTAGAAAGCATTACTGATGCGTTTGTGGCGTTTGATAGCCAATGGCGTTATACCTATGTGAATCAGGCTGCTGCCCAACTGTTAGGGCAATCGCCACAAGAATTGATTGGCAAACAAGTGTGGCAGGAGGTATTTCAGACAGAAGTTGGGGGGCTGGCATACCGGGAACTGCACCGAGCAGTGGCAGAACAAATTCCTGTCTGGTGGGAGGAGTTTGGTGAACCGATTGGGCGCTGGTTGGAAGTCAACGCTTACCCTTCTGCGGATGGAGTTGCGGTGTATTTTCGTGATATTTCCGATCGCAAACAAGCAGAGGCAGCTTTAAAGGCAAGCGAAGAACGCTATCGGTGTTTGGCTGAGTTAATTCCGCAATTGGTGTGGACAGCCAGCCCAGAAGGAGTGTTGCTAGATGTCAATCAACGCTGGTTGGATTTCACTGGTTTAACGCTTGCCCAAGCAAAAACCGCAGGTTGGCAAGTGATTATCCATTCTGATGATATACCAACTCTCAGCCAGAATTGGACAGCAGCGCAACAAACAGGTACAAACTATCGAGCCGAAGGGCGGATGCGGCGGGCAGATGGTGTGTACCGATGGCATTTACACCAAGCTGTGCCGCTAAAAGATGAGCAAGGGCAAATTATCAAATGGTTCGGCACAGCAACTGATATTGAAGAACAAAAACAATTGCAACAGCAGCGCGATCGCATTCTGCAACGAGAACAAGCCGCACGGGAAGAAGCCGAGGTAGCGAATCGGATCAAGGATGAATTTTTGGCAGTATTGTCCCATGAGTTGCGATCGCCCCTAAATCCGATTTTGGGCTGGGCAAAACTACTCCTAGCTGGCAAGCTGGATGAGATAGCAACTCGTCGTGCTTTAGAGACAATCGAACGTAATGCTAAATTACAAACCCAATTAATTGAAGATTTACTCGATGTCTCCCGCATTCTCCAGGGCAAGATGGTAATATCTCAGGTGAACTTGGCAACTACTATTGAGGCTGCTCTAGAAACGGTACGCTTGGCAGCCCAAGCCAAAGGTATTCAAATTCACAAAAACTTTGCCACCGATGTAGTAATTGTGTCTGGGGATTCTGCTCGTCTCCAGCAAATTGTCTGGAATTTACTCTCAAATGCCATTAAGTTTACTCCCTCAGGGGGAAGAGTCGAGATTTGGCTAGAGTGTATTGATTCATTTGCTCTGATTACGATTAAGGATACCGGCAAGGGCATTAGTTCAAAATTTTTGCCTTATGTTTTTGAATATTTTCGTCAGGAAGATGGTAAAACCACTCGAAAATTTGGGGGTTTGGGATTGGGATTAGCAATTGTCCGTCACCTGAGTGAGTTGCATGGAGGAACAGTTAAGGTAGAAAGTCAGGGTGAGGGAATGGGTGCGATATTTAGGGTGAAATTACCGTTAATGAAGGTTGTTGAAGAGAAAAATCAAGATAATCTCACCTCTATCAGCACCTTTGATTTTAGTCAACTGCAAATTCTTATCGTTGATGATGAAGCCGATATGCGAGACTTGGTACTCACCATTTTGGAACAGTATGGGGCGCGGGTGAGTGTTGCCGCATCAGCAACTGAGGCTTTGACTCTGCTGGAGTGCTTCCAGCCTGACATATTGATTAGCGACATTGGAATGCCCGATATCGACGGCTATATGCTGATGCAAGAAATTAGGAAGCGATCGCCCAAACAAGGAGGATTAATTGGGGCGATCGCGCTGACTGCCTACGCCGCAGAATACGATCAAAAGCAAGCTCTGCAAGCAGGTTTTCAACAACATCTAGCAAAACCTATTGAACCAGAGGAATTAGCTCAGGCGATCGTGGCATTGATTGAAAGAATGGATGAGCAAAAAGAACGTGGCAATATTTGA